The following coding sequences lie in one Stenotrophomonas rhizophila genomic window:
- a CDS encoding HlyD family secretion protein, protein MPTPPPRDDSAPENVNPAPPTDAAPASSAAAAGAVPPPSAPKYLKPSTRSVVIMIVIALLGIALILRAWSLWPFDSTRVSTDNAYVRGQITVLAPQVNGYVTEVLVKDFQHVKQGDPLVRVDDRIYKEKVAQAQADLDSAKAALANSDQAQAQNRAQIGAAQANLVAGQSELARSRTELKRYEALAAQQLVALSDRDKLRTGAQSAQAAVLQSQAQIRIAEETLTSTQVARKSLEARVETAQAQLELTRIDLANTVIHAPRDGQISEASVRLGQYVTAGSQLLFLVPDTLWVVANFKEGQTWKMRIGQPASFKVDAFDGEKLHGHIEQIAPATGSEFSVLRPDNASGNFTKVVQRLPIRISIDPDQPLAKRLRPGMSVVVKVDTAADGSDTAAAERR, encoded by the coding sequence ATGCCCACGCCCCCGCCCCGCGACGACAGCGCACCCGAGAACGTCAACCCGGCCCCGCCGACCGATGCCGCCCCGGCCAGCAGTGCGGCCGCGGCGGGGGCGGTGCCGCCGCCGAGCGCGCCCAAGTACCTCAAGCCGAGCACCCGCAGCGTGGTGATCATGATCGTGATCGCGCTGCTGGGCATCGCGCTGATCCTGCGCGCGTGGTCGTTGTGGCCGTTCGACAGCACCCGGGTGAGCACCGACAACGCCTACGTGCGGGGCCAGATCACCGTGCTGGCGCCGCAGGTCAATGGCTATGTCACCGAGGTGCTGGTCAAGGATTTCCAGCACGTGAAGCAGGGCGACCCGCTGGTGCGCGTCGATGACCGCATCTACAAGGAAAAAGTGGCGCAGGCCCAGGCCGACCTGGACAGTGCCAAGGCCGCGCTGGCCAACTCCGACCAGGCCCAGGCGCAGAACCGCGCGCAGATTGGTGCCGCGCAGGCCAACCTTGTTGCCGGCCAATCGGAGCTGGCGCGGTCACGCACCGAGCTCAAGCGCTATGAAGCCCTCGCCGCGCAGCAGCTGGTGGCGCTCAGCGACCGCGACAAGCTGCGTACCGGGGCGCAGTCGGCGCAGGCGGCCGTGCTGCAGTCGCAGGCGCAGATCCGCATCGCCGAGGAAACGCTGACCTCCACCCAGGTGGCACGCAAGAGTCTGGAAGCCCGCGTGGAAACCGCGCAGGCGCAGCTGGAACTGACCCGGATCGACCTGGCCAACACGGTCATCCATGCCCCGCGCGACGGCCAGATCAGCGAAGCCTCAGTGCGCCTGGGCCAGTACGTCACGGCCGGCTCGCAGCTGCTGTTCCTGGTGCCGGACACGCTGTGGGTGGTGGCCAACTTCAAGGAAGGCCAGACCTGGAAAATGCGCATCGGCCAGCCCGCCTCGTTCAAGGTGGATGCCTTCGACGGTGAAAAGCTGCACGGGCACATCGAGCAGATCGCCCCGGCCACCGGCTCGGAATTCAGCGTGCTGCGCCCGGACAACGCCAGCGGCAACTTCACCAAGGTGGTGCAGCGCCTGCCGATCCGCATTTCCATCGACCCGGACCAGCCGCTGGCCAAGCGGCTGCGCCCGGGCATGTCGGTGGTGGTGAAGGTGGATACGGCGGCAGACGGCAGCGATACCGCCGCGGCGGAGCGCCGATGA